From one Solanum stenotomum isolate F172 chromosome 12, ASM1918654v1, whole genome shotgun sequence genomic stretch:
- the LOC125846797 gene encoding protein trichome birefringence-like 34, with translation MNGRPVLFGSSLKNKGMGIQLSFQLLVAIITAVLVLTALSMSRGISQAPKLVEKQTQISSLSSCNFYSGKWVFDNQSRPLYNGTNCSFMDDGMACQKFGRKNLNYLYWKWQPNDCDLPRFNATAMLEKLRNKRVVYVGDSLNRNQWVSMVCILESEIPSHLKYVNYNGSLVTFKAIEYNATIDFYWAPLLVESNCDDPSFHRVEERIVRIDSIEKHARIWKDADVLVFNSYLWWRLNLKVLWGSFESANAKYEYLGMLRTYELGLQTWADWLDTHVNRTKTRVFFVSLSPTHNRGEDWGKANGQNCYDETEPISNREYWGSDSDPEMMKLVEVAINKLNEKSGFEVELLNITQLSEYRKEGHSSIYRKHWDPLTKEQLANPSSYADCIHWCLPGVPDIWNHFLYAHLLYL, from the exons ATGAATGGAAGACCAGTACTTTTTGGCTCTAGTTTAAAGAACAAGGGAATGGGTATTCAGCTAAGTTTTCAGTTGCTGGTTGCGATTATCACTGCGGTTTTAGTTCTTACGGCTTTGTCGATGTCCAGAGGGATTAGTCAAGCTCCAAAGTTAGTCGAGAAGCAGACCCAGATAAGCTCGTTATCTAGCTGTAATTTCTATTCTGGTAAATGGGTATTTGATAATCAATCTCGCCCTCTTTATAACGGGACAAATTGTTCGTTCATGGATGATGGAATGGCTTGTCAGAAGTTTGGGAGAAAGAATCTTAACTATCTCTACTGGAAATGGCAACCCAATGATTGTGACCTTCCAAG ATTTAATGCTACGGCGATGTTGGAGAAGTTGAGGAACAAAAGGGTTGTTTATGTGGGAGATTCACTCAATAGGAATCAATGGGTTTCAATGGTCTGCATATTAGAATCAGAAATTCCTAGTCATCTCAAATATGTTAACTATAATGGCTCTTTGGTCACCTTTAAAGCTATT gaATACAATGCTACTATTGATTTCTACTGGGCACCATTATTAGTTGAATCAAATTGCGACGATCCATCATTTCATCGTGTGGAAGAGCGCATAGTGAGAATCGATTCAATAGAAAAGCATGCCAGAATTTGGAAAGATGCTGATGTGCTTGTTTTTAATTCATATCTATGGTGGAGATTGAATTTGAAGGTTCT GTGGGGATCTTTTGAAAGTGCAAATGCAAAGTATGAATATTTGGGGATGCTGCGTACATACGAGTTGGGGCTACAGACATGGGCAGATTGGTTGGATACTCATGTTAATCGCACCAAGACTCGAGTTTTCTTTGTTAGCTTATCACCTACTCACAACAg AGGAGAAGATTGGGGGAAGGCAAATGGTCAGAATTGCTACGATGAAACAGAGCCGATTTCTAATAGAGAGTATTGGGGATCAGACTCAGATCCAGAGATGATGAAATTGGTGGAAGTGGCCATCAACAAACTGAATGAGAAGAGTGGTTTCGAAGTTGAGCTGCTCAACATTACTCAACTTTCCGAATATAGAAAGGAAGGTCATTCATCAATATACAGAAAGCACTGGGATCCTCTGACCAAAGAACAATTGGCAAATCCAAGTAGTTATGCAGATTGTATACATTGGTGCCTTCCTGGAGTTCCTGATATTtggaatcattttttatatgcaCACCTTCTTTACTTGTGA
- the LOC125846801 gene encoding basic endochitinase-like yields the protein MFWGVVLFCVLSLRGALTQDVGGLISKDIFERMLLHRNDANCNGKGFYTYDAFITAARSFGAFGTTGNTNTRKKEIAAFLAQTSLETTGGWPTAPDGPFSWGYCFKQERGTPPDYCVANQQWPCAPGKKYFGRGPIQISYNYNYGPAGKAIGVDLLRNPDAVANDPVVSFKTALWFWMTAQRPKPSAHYVITGRWRPTGADLSAGRVSGYGLITNIINGGIECGKGSNQNMENRIGFYKRYCQILGVNPGVNLDCAKQTPFGQ from the exons ATGTTTTGGGGAGTGGTTTTGTTTTGTGTGTTGTCTCTAAGAGGAGCATTGACACAAGATGTTGGTGGTCTTATTAGTAAAGACATATTTGAGAGAATGCTATTGCATCGCAACGATGCCAACTGTAATGGCAAAGGATTCTACACTTATGATGCTTTTATAACAGCTGCAAGGTCCTTTGGTGCTTTTGGAACTACTGGAAACACCAACACTCGTAAGAAGGAAATCGCTGCATTTTTGGCTCAAACTTCTCTTGAAACTACCG GGGGGTGGCCAACAGCTCCGGATGGTCCATTTTCATGGGGATATTGCTTCAAGCAAGAACGAGGTACCCCTCCAGATTACTGTGTTGCAAATCAACAGTGGCCTTGTGCTCCTGGTAAAAAATACTTCGGTCGAGGTCCTATCCAAATATCCTA CAACTACAACTATGGACCAGCAGGAAAAGCCATAGGAGTTGATTTGTTAAGAAATCCAGATGCTGTTGCAAATGATCCAGTAGTTTCATTTAAGACAGCCTTGTGGTTCTGGATGACAGCCCAACGACCAAAGCCATCGGCCCATTATGTTATTACTGGTAGATGGAGACCAACAGGAGCTGATTTGTCTGCTGGTCGCGTCTCTGGCTATGGTTTAATCACCAACATCATTAATGGAGGAATAGAATGTGGAAAAGGTTCTAATCAAAATATGGAGAATAGAATTGGGTTTTACAAGAGATATTGCCAAATTCTTGGAGTCAATCCTGGCGTCAATTTGGATTGTGCTAAACAAACGCCTTTTGGGCAGTAA
- the LOC125846793 gene encoding pentatricopeptide repeat-containing protein At2g17670-like — protein sequence MGKLPPSLRSANFAVNTLIKTPSPSPPPTSKPHYYPKKSQSPKKKPTSNTEPQLPSSILAFDSTSLSDAKTLFNSLISNSRNPTSDNKFYNAVLQSFSSNSTLQDSIFFLNHMIKVHPPFSPDRFTYHVLLIQSCKSVDLSLSPVHQVLNLMTTNGFPPNKVSTDIAVRTLCSSGHEEQAIELVKELSSKDSPPDTYTYNFIVRHLCKNRPLSTMNNFIKEMREGFDIKPDLVTYTIMIDNVCNSKNLREATRLLEVLSEEGYKPDCYVYNTIMKGYCMLSQGGEVLGVYKKMQEEGVKPDLVTYNTLIYGLSKSGRVKDAKKFLNVMMEEGHVPDAVTYTSLMNGMCREADPLGAVALLEKMEARGCAPNSCTYNTLLHGLCKGRLLDKGMKLYDVMKQNSTKLETGSYGTFLRALCRNGRVAEAYDVFDYAIESKSLTDVAAYTTLESTLKWLKKAREQGLVI from the coding sequence ATGGGGAAACTGCCACCTTCCTTAAGGTCAGCTAACTTTGCTGTAAACACTCTCATCAAAACTCCATCTCCATCTCCACCTCCAACCTCAAAACCCCATTATTATCCCAAAAAATCACAATCACCCAAGAAAAAACCCACATCAAATACTGAACCCCAACTTCCATCATCTATTTTAGCATTTGATTCAACATCTCTTTCAGATGCTAAAACCCTTTTCAATTCTCTAATTTCCAATTCAAGAAACCCCACTTCAgacaataaattttataatgcAGTTCTTCAATCATTTTCCTCCAATTCAACTCTCcaagattcaatctttttcCTTAATCACATGATCAAGGTTCACCCTCCTTTCTCCCCTGACAGGTTTACATACCATGTTCTCCTCATCCAATCTTGTAAGTCTgttgacctttctttatccccTGTTCATCAGGTTCTTAATCTTATGACTACCAATGGTTTCCCTCCTAATAAGGTCTCCACAGACATTGCTGTGAGGACCCTTTGCTCTTCGGGCCACGAAGAGCAAGCCATTGAGCTGGTGAAAGAGCTTTCATCCAAAGACTCTCCGCCTGATACGTATACTTATAATTTTATTGTTAGGCATTTATGCAAGAACAGGCCTTTGAGTACTATGAATAACTTTATTAAAGAAATGAGGGAGGGTTTTGATATAAAACCTGATCTTGTTACATATACAATTATGATTGACAATGTTTGTAATAGTAAAAATCTTAGGGAGGCGACTCGATTGTTGGAGGTTTTGAGTGAGGAAGGCTACAAGCCTGATTGCTATGTTTATAATACAATCATGAAGGGTTATTGTATGTTAAGTCAAGGGGGCGAAGTGTTAGGTGTATACAAGAAAATGCAGGAGGAAGGAGTAAAGCCTGACCTTGTGACATATAATACATTGATATATGGATTGTCTAAGTCGGGAAGGGTTAAAGATGCTAAGAAGTTTTTGAATGTTATGATGGAGGAAGGCCATGTTCCAGATGCAGTCACGTATACTTCGTTAATGAATGGGATGTGTAGAGAAGCAGATCCATTAGGGGCAGTGGCTTTGTTGGAGAAAATGGAAGCACGGGGCTGTGCTCCTAATTCGTGTACATATAATACATTGCTTCATGGGTTATGTAAGGGAAGATTGTTGGATAAGGGAATGAAACTGTATGATGTTATGAAGCAGAATAGTACGAAGCTTGAAACAGGATCTTATGGAACTTTTCTGAGAGCACTCTGTCGGAATGGCAGAGTAGCAGAAGCTTATGACGTTTTTGATTATGCAATAGAGAGCAAGAGTTTGACTGATGTTGCTGCGTACACAACATTGGAGAGTACTTTGAAGTGGCTTAAGAAGGCTAGAGAGCAGGGACTTGTCATTTGA